CGGCATCTTCCAGATCCCGATCGGCCTCGGCACGATGCTGTTCGCGATCCTGCTGATCGTGTTCGCCGCCAAGGGCGACACGGCGGCGTGGTTCAAGCGCCCGCGTCACTGATCCCGTACGAAGGCCGTGACCCCGCGCACCGCGCGTGAGGTCACGGCCTTCGTCGTACCCCGTACCCCTATCCGCGTCGGCGGCGCCTTCGCTCCCCGTACGGCGAGCGGACTTTCCGGGGCGTCGGGCGGAAAGCGGGGAACAGGCGGCCCACCGCCAAAGCACATGATCCGAGCGAGCCCTTTCGGCGCTGTTCCGCGCGAAGTCCCGAAAAGATGATCACCAGGCGAACTCGGTGCGCACGGACGGCGATCGACGCCACGGGGGCCGCCCGGCAGTTCGCCGGACGGCCCCCGTGTGCCGCACCCCCCGCACGCTCGGCGCGAGAAGTGGCGCGCGCTCAGTGGAAGAAGTGGCGCGTGCCCGTGAAGTACATGGTCACACCGGCCTTCTTCGCGGCCTCGACGACCAGCTCGTCGCGGACCGAACCGCCCGGCTGGACAACCGCCTTGACGCCCGCGGCCGTCAGGATCTCCAGGCCGTCCGGGAACGGGAAGAACGCGTCCGACGCGGCGTACGAGCCGCGCGCCCGCTCCTCGCCCGCGCGCTCGACGGCCAGCTTCGCGGAGTCGACGCGGTTGACCTGGCCCATGCCGACGCCCACGCTGGCGCCGTCCTTGGCGAGGAGGATCGCGTTCGACTTGACGGCACGGCAGGCGCGCCAGGCGAAGGCCAGCTCGGCCAGTTCGGCGTCCGACAGGGCGTCACCCGTGGCGAGCGTCCAGGTGGCCGGGTCGTCGCCCTCGGCCTGGAGGCGGTCGGTGACCTGGAGCAGCGCGCCGCCGTCGATGGGCTTGACCTCGACCGGCGCGGACGGTGCCCCGGGGCAGCGCAGCACGCGGATGTTCTTCTTGCGGGCGAGGACCTCGACCGCGCCGTCCTCGTAGTCGGGGGCGACGATGACCTCGGTGAAGATCTCCGCGACCTGCTCGGCCATGGCGACGGACACCGGGCGGTTCACGGCGATGACGCCGCCGAACGCGGACAGCGGGTCGCACGCGTGGGCCTTGCGGTGCGCCTCGGCCACGTCGGCGCCGATCGCGATGCCGCACGGGTTGGCGTGCTTGATGATCGCGACGCACGGGTCGTCGTGGTCGTACGCGGCGCGGCGGGCGGCGTCGGTGTCCGTGTAGTTGTTGAAGGACATCTCCTTGCCGTGCAGCTGCTCCGCCTCGGCCAGGCCGCCCTTGCCGTCCACGTAGAGCGCGGCGCCCTGGTGGGGGTTCTCGCCGTACCGCAGGACGTCGCGGCGGGCGAACGCGGCACCCGTGAAGTCGGGGAACGCCGAGTCGTCGGCCGGGGCGTACGAGGACGCGAACCAGGACGCGACGGCCACGTCGTACGCGGCGGTGTGCTGGAACGCCTCGGCGGCGAGCCGCTTGCGGGCCGCCAGGTCGAAGCCGCCCGCCGCGACGGCGGCGAGGACGTCGCCGTACCGGGCAGGGGAGGTGACGACCGCCACGGACGGGTGGTTCTTGGCGGCGGCGCGGACCATGGAGGGGCCACCGATGTCGATCTGCTCGACGCACTCGTCGGGCGCCGCGCCGGACGCGACGGTCGCCTCGAACGGGTACAGGTTCACGACGACCAGGTCGAACGGCTCCACGCCCAGCTCGGCGAGCTGCTCGCGGTGCGCGTCCAGGCGCAGGTCGGCGAGGATGCCGGCGTGGACGCGCGGGTGCAGGGTCTTGACGCGGCCGTCCAGGCACTCGGGGAAGCCGGTCAGCTCCTCGACCTTGGTGACCGGGACGCCCGCGGCGGCGATCTTCGCGGCCGTGGACCCCGTGGAGACCAGCTCGACCCCCGCCTCGTGCAGGCCGCGGGCCAGGTCCTCCAGCCCCGTCTTGTCGTAGACACTGATCAACGCGCGACGGATGGGCTTATTCACCGACATGAACCTTTCGTCCCTCAATGCGGTAGCCGTGCCGGGCGAGACGCCCCACGACCTCGACGAGCAGCGTGCGCTCGACTTCCTTGATGCGCTCGTGGAGAGCGTCCTCGTCGTCCGTGTCCCGCACCTCGACCACGCCCTGGGCGATGATCGGGCCGGTGTCGACGCCGTCGTCGACGAAGTGGACGGTGCATCCGGTGACCTTCGCGCCGTACGCGAGGGCGTCCCGCACTCCGTGGGCACCGGGGAAACTGGGCAGCAGGGCGGGGTGGGTGTTGACCGTGCGCCCGCCGAAGCGCGCCAGGAACTCCTTCCCGACGATCCTCATGAAGCCGGCCGACACGACGAGGTCCGGCTCGTACGCGGCGGTGGCCTCGGCCAGCGCGCGGTCCCACTCGTCACGCGTCGCGTGGTCCTTCACCCTGCGTACGAACGTCGGCACCCCGGCGCGCTCCGCCCGCTCCAGGCCCGCGATGCCGGTGCGGTCCGCGCCGACGGCGACGATCCGGACCTGGGAGCCGTACCCCTCGGGGTCGGCGGCGATGGCGTCGAGCAGCGCCTGGAGGTTCGTTCCGGAGCCGGAGACCAGGACGACGACGCGGGCGGCGGCGGGGGCGGCGGGGGCCACGGGGCGACTCTTTTCGCGTGAGCGGTACGACTGCGGTACTGAGGTGCGGGTGCTGGGTGCGGTCCGGGGTGCGTGCGGGGTTCGGTGCGGGTCGTGTGCGGCTTTGTAGGGTCGTACGAACGCGTCGTGTGCTCCGATACGGGGAACTCTACGAACGCGCCGACCGTCAGCAACGATACCGGCACACCGCACCTCCCCCACGGGACGGGGGCCGGGCCGGGCGGTAGCGTCTGGTGCGGAACCGTTCCCCGCGACGCGCCGCGCCGTGACACGGACGCCCGCGCCACAGTCACCTGCGACGCGGACGGGCGGGGACGGACGGATCACGACAACAGGGGAAGACGTTCACCACATGCCGGACCGAGGCCGCCAGCCCACCGACGACAGCAACCCCTTCGCGCCGCCGCCGGAGGGGAGCCCCGACCAGCCCTGGCAGCCGCGCCGCCCGGAGAACGCCGACGGCTCCGGGAGCTCCGGTGACTCCGACTCCGGGTCCTCCGGGGACGGCGGGAGCGGTGACGAGGGCGGGCGCGACGGGCGCTGGGGCGGCCGTTGGAGCCCGCGCCAGCCGGGCCGCTCCTCGGACGGTTTCGGCGCGGACCCGTCCCGGCAGGGGCGCCCGCAGCAGGAGGGCCCGCAGCTGCGCTGGGACCCGACGGACCCCTCGCAGCGGCGCGCGCGGTACGCGCTGCTGTCCGGCATGTGGGGCTTCTTCTTCGCGGTGTTCGACTTCCCGGAGCTGGGCCTGCTGCTGGGCGCGCTGGCCCTGTACTGGGGCATCAGCTCCCTGCGCGAGCGCGGGCGGGGCGAGCCGGCCGCGCCGGCGGTGAAGTCGCAGACGACCGCTGCGGTGAGCGGCCTGATCACGGGCACGCTGGCGCTGGTCATCGTGGCGACGATGTTCGCCTTCCAGGTGGCGTACCGGGACTTCTACACCTGCGTGCAGGACGCGCTGACACAGGACGGCCAGGTGGCGTGCAACCAGCAGCTGCCGGAGCCGCTGCGCGACCTGATCGGCGTCAAGCCGTAGCCCTCACGGAAGGGGGCGTTCCGTACCATGAGCAGGTGCAAGCGACCCCGTTCCCCGGCCCCTTCGCGCCCGCTCCGGGCGCGGACCGGTACCCCGCCCTCGACCTGGCCAACAGTGCGTTCACCGTGGCGGGAGGGCGGCGTGTGGACCTCATCGGGGAACCGGCCGACGCCGACCAGTGGCTGTTCGAGCGCGGGTTCGCGCCCGCCGGGGCCGGGCTCCGGCAGTGGTGCGCCGGACAGCTCCGGGAGCTCCGCGCACACGTGCGCGCGCTGTTCGCGGCGCATGTGGCGGGGCGGCCCGCGCCGGAAGCGGCGCTCGCGGCGGTCAACGAGGCCCTGACACGGGCCCCCGCTGCCTCGCTGCTGCGGTGGGATCCGGAGCGCGGGCTGCACCGCGAGGTCGCGCACCCCGTCAGCCGGATCGTGGAGCACGCGCTCGCGGTGCTGGCGGCCGACGCGGCCGAACTGCTGACCGGGGAGGACGCGGAGCGGCTCACGGCGTGCGGGTCGCCGCCGTGCGACCGGTACCTGCTGCGGAACGGAAGGCGCACGTGGTGCTCCACGCGCTGCGGCGACCGGGCCCGTGCGGCCCGCGCCTACGCCCGCCGCACCCGCGGAACGTCCCAGGATCCGGAGGGTCCGGGCGCGGACTGAGCGGCCGGACCCGGCGGGGAGGGCCGGGCGTCACGGGGCCGGTCGCGCTGCCGGTTCCGCTGCCGGTCCGGCGGGAGGCCGAGGGCAGGCGGATGCGCAGGTACGGCGCCTGGAGGAGATGACGGCGTCACGGTCGCGGTCCGACTGCTCCGCGATCCGCCACAGCGCGTGGAACCCGCCGATGCGCACATCCGGCTTGTCGCTGCCGAGCTGATCGACCGCTCTGCTGAACCGGTCGGCGAGATAGCCCTCCTGGGCAAGACGCAGGTCCTCCTGGCTCACGCGCACCTGCCGCCAGGTGGCGTACGCGCCGACCAGCACCACCAGGCCCGTGATCACCTGGAGGAGGGCCGTCCGAACGTCGTCGACGGCCTTCAACCGGTCCTGCGGGGCGACACCGTCCCGGCGAGGTCGTGGACCACCACGAGGCCCGGCAGGACGCCCCCCCCCGGCAGCACGAGCGCCACCGCCGCCGACAGCACCACCACCACTCCACGACGCCGCCCGCCCCGCCCGCGCCTGCCGTGACCACCCGGCTGGTCCCCGGTCCTCATGGGCACGGGAGCCCAGGCGTCGCGCCGAGGACCAGCAAGATCGCCGACATCGTCCGGGCGGCCGTGCGGGTACCGCCCGCCACGAGTACGCGCGCCGGACCATGGCATCCGGCTCAGCCCCGGCCGGGTCACCGGGCCCGCCGGGCCGCCCGGGCCCGCCGGACTGCCGACCGCCGGGTCACCGGGCCGCCGTACCACCACCGGACCAGCCGCTGCCGGGGCGCGGGTCACCGGATCGCCGGGCCACCGCGCGCCCGCGCCGCGTGCCCGCGCCTCGCGCCCGCGCCCTCACCTCCGCGCCCGCACCCTCGTGCGCCCGCGCCTCCGGAAGAAGTGCCGCCCCCACTTGCGTCACCGCGCCCCGCCCCGGCCGCGATTCCGTACCACCCCCATCTCCCCCCGCGCCCGGCGGACCGGTACCGTGTCTCACGGATAACCAACCATCTATCCGTGAGGTCTATCATGACGACCAGCAGTACATCCGCGACCACCGGCGAGATACCCGACGAGCAGGTGCCGGTCAGCGTCCTCGGCGGCCCGACGGCGCTCATCGAGTACGGCGGCCTGCGCCTCCTTACCGACCCGACGTTCGACGCGCCGGGTGAGTACCCGGTCATGGGGGTCGCGGTCCTGTCCAAGACCGCGCCGCCCCGCGCGACCGCCGCCGAGCTGGGGCGGATCGACGCGGTACTGCTGTCCCACGACGAGCACCCGGACAACCTGGACCGTTCGGGGCGGGAGCTCCTCACGGACGTGCCGCTCGTCCTGACCACCCCCGGCGGCGGCACCCGCCTGGGCGGCAACGCCCGCGGCCTCGCGCCGTGGGAGTCGGTCGAGCTGCCCCGCCCGGACGGCGGCGCGGTCACGGTGACGGCCACACCAGCGCTGCACGGCCCCGAGGGGGCCGAGGAGATCATGGGCGAGGTGGTCGGCTTCGTCCTGACCGGCCAGGACCTGCCGACGGTGTACGTGAGCGGCGACAACGCGTCGCTGGACGTGGTGCGGGAGGTGGCCGAGCGGTTCGGGCCGCTGGACACGGCGGTGCTGTTCCTCGGGGCGGCACGCTCGGTCTTCTGGGACGGCGCGCTGATCACCCTCGACAGCGCGATGGCCGTGGAGGCGGCCCGCATCCTGGGCGCCCGCAGGGTGGTCCCGGCCCACATGGACAGCTGGAGCCACTTCACCGAGGGCCCCGAGGAGGTGGCGGCGGCGTTCCGTGCGGCCGGCCTCGACCAGCGCCTGTACATGGCCTGACGGACACGGATGCCGAGGACAGGACGAGTGGGCGGGCCCCGACAGGCCCGTTCCCCGCGCTGATGGCCTGCGCTCTTCGCCGGTCGCCCGGACGGAGTACCCGGCAGGTCGCCATGTCGCACCCCCGCCCACAGCCCGGCGCCGCGCTCGTCGCCGGCCTCGGCGCCGCACTCGACGCCCTGGACCGCGCGTTCGCCCGCGAGGAGCCGTTCCCGGTCCGGGGCTGCCCGCACTGCTACCGCGAGCGGGACCTCGTGGAGCTGTCCTCAACGACGACCTGGGCTACCACGTCGAGTCCCGCGAGGGCGGGCCCGACCGGCACTTCCAGGCGTGGGTGCCGCGCGGGCACGGGGTCTTCGGGCCGGAGCCCGTGGCCCGGGTGGTCCAGGACTGGGCCTTCGGACGGCCCGGCTGGCGCGAGAGCCCCCGCCTGGGTCCCGTGTCACCCGAACAGTCCTGCGCCCGCCACCACCGCTGACCGGCCCCTCCGGGGCCCAGGGGTCCGGACCGCGTCCCTGACGTGCCCGGCGGCGACCGCCCTGGCGTGGGCCGGGATTCAGGCGTAAGCGAGCATGGGTCCCATGAACAGTGACCCCGGGTCCGAGATCGCGGGCGACCGGATCAAGGTGTGGTTCCGGTTCGTTCCTCGTGAGGGGTGGCTCCCGCAGGACACCGAGGGACTCTGGGCGACGAGGCTCGGCGCGGACACCGCTCGTGTGGACAACGTCCCGTTCCTGCAGGACGGGGTCGCGCAGGGGGACGTGGTCCGGTTCCGGACGGACGACGAGGGACTGCACTGGGCCACGGGCCGAGTGAGCGCCTCCGGGAACTGCACGGTCCGAGTGCTGCCGGTCGCGTCCGGACCGCTCGGCCGGAGCCCCCGGGCGGTGCACCAGCGCCTCGCCGAGTTCCAGCTCGGCGGCGAGGTGTTCAGCGACGAGTTTCCGCTGGTGGCGTTCGACGTGTCGGCCGGCACCGACTTCGGCGCGCTCAAGCTGCTCCTGGTTCGCGGGCAGGACGAGGGCTGGTGGCATTTCGAGGTCGGCAGCGGAACCGAGGCGTTCTGGAACGCCTAGCGCCGTGACCGGCGACGACTTCGCCGCGTGCATGGCATGGCGGTCAGCACGCGCCGCCCCGCGAGCAGTCGCGCCCGCGCCACCACTCCGGACGGGCTTCGCCGGGCCGCCCTCAGTCAGGCGTGCCCGGTGCGGGGGCGGGGTCCGGGGCGGTGACCGGGTCCTGCTCCACGTCGTACGGCGCCTCCGGGTCCGGGGCGTCCGGGCACGGGCTCTCGGGCGCCGGGGCATCCGGGGCCTCCGGGGCGGGGCTCGCGGGGGCGGACCGGGAAAAGCCGAGCCAGGCACCCGGGTTCCAGGAGCGGGGTCGGCGGCGGTCGGGCGGGGGCGGGTTCCCGCGGCCGGACGCCCCCACGCCCGCACGCCCCGCGAACCTCGCGCCCTTCGACGGCTTCCTGTGGCGGGCCTTCCGCGCGGGCTTCGGCACCTCCGGGGCCGACGGCGTCTCCGGGGTCCCCACCTTCTCCTCCGCCTCCGCGCGCCCGGCCCGCTCGCGGGTGCGCCACAGCCGTAGCGTCAACGCCACCGGCACCGCCACCACCGCCGTCCACACCAGCGCCGCCGCGCCCGCCTGCCACCACACCGGCCCGAACACGGCCAGCCGCCCCGCCCCCAGCGGCCCCGACGCCGCCGCCGCGAGGCCCGCCGTCACCGCGCCGCACACCACCGCCGCCAGCGCCGCCGCCCCCGCCGTACGGCCCGCGCTCCACGTCTCGTCCCGGCGGGCGAGCGGCGGCGCGGCATCCTCCGCCGTACGCCACCCGGCCACCGCGCCCGCCGCCACCGGCACCACCGCCACCGCCCAGGTCGCCCAGCCGCCCCGTACGCCCTCCGGCACCGCCGCCAGCAGCGGGAAGTCGGGCACCGCGGGCACCCCCACCACGCCCAGCGGCGTCACCACCGCGCCCACGCCCAGCGCGAACCCGGGACCGAGGCCGTACGCCGCGCCCCACACCGCCGCGTTCGGCAGCAGCGCCAGGGCCAGCGCCAGCACCGTCACGCGCCCGGCCCAGTCCACCGACAGGCCGGTCAGCGACGTGTACGCCGCGTCCCAGTGCCACACCAGCGACCCCGCCACCAGCAGCGCCCCGCCCCCGAACAGCACCAGCAGCGCCCCGCCCGCCGCCCGCGCCGCCGCCAGGGTCCTCGACCGCGCCGGGGCCCGCCGCACCCACGCGGGCAGCCACACCGGCAACGGCCCGAGCGGACGCCCGTACGCGCTCCACGCCCCGGCCGCCGCCGCCAGCACCACGACCGGCGGTACGTGCCCGGCCACGCTCGGCGGATGCGCCTCCAGCGGCCCGCCCAGCGCGTACAGGGCGGCCGCCCCGGCGACCGCCAGGTACCCGGCCGACACCGCGCACACCGCCCCGACGGGCGCCGGCCTCGGCCGCGTACCGCCCGGTTCCAGCGCGTCGCGGGCCGCCCGGTACGCCAGCCACA
This genomic window from Streptomyces thermolilacinus SPC6 contains:
- the purH gene encoding bifunctional phosphoribosylaminoimidazolecarboxamide formyltransferase/IMP cyclohydrolase, which produces MSVNKPIRRALISVYDKTGLEDLARGLHEAGVELVSTGSTAAKIAAAGVPVTKVEELTGFPECLDGRVKTLHPRVHAGILADLRLDAHREQLAELGVEPFDLVVVNLYPFEATVASGAAPDECVEQIDIGGPSMVRAAAKNHPSVAVVTSPARYGDVLAAVAAGGFDLAARKRLAAEAFQHTAAYDVAVASWFASSYAPADDSAFPDFTGAAFARRDVLRYGENPHQGAALYVDGKGGLAEAEQLHGKEMSFNNYTDTDAARRAAYDHDDPCVAIIKHANPCGIAIGADVAEAHRKAHACDPLSAFGGVIAVNRPVSVAMAEQVAEIFTEVIVAPDYEDGAVEVLARKKNIRVLRCPGAPSAPVEVKPIDGGALLQVTDRLQAEGDDPATWTLATGDALSDAELAELAFAWRACRAVKSNAILLAKDGASVGVGMGQVNRVDSAKLAVERAGEERARGSYAASDAFFPFPDGLEILTAAGVKAVVQPGGSVRDELVVEAAKKAGVTMYFTGTRHFFH
- the purN gene encoding phosphoribosylglycinamide formyltransferase; amino-acid sequence: MAPAAPAAARVVVLVSGSGTNLQALLDAIAADPEGYGSQVRIVAVGADRTGIAGLERAERAGVPTFVRRVKDHATRDEWDRALAEATAAYEPDLVVSAGFMRIVGKEFLARFGGRTVNTHPALLPSFPGAHGVRDALAYGAKVTGCTVHFVDDGVDTGPIIAQGVVEVRDTDDEDALHERIKEVERTLLVEVVGRLARHGYRIEGRKVHVGE
- a CDS encoding CGNR zinc finger domain-containing protein, with amino-acid sequence MQATPFPGPFAPAPGADRYPALDLANSAFTVAGGRRVDLIGEPADADQWLFERGFAPAGAGLRQWCAGQLRELRAHVRALFAAHVAGRPAPEAALAAVNEALTRAPAASLLRWDPERGLHREVAHPVSRIVEHALAVLAADAAELLTGEDAERLTACGSPPCDRYLLRNGRRTWCSTRCGDRARAARAYARRTRGTSQDPEGPGAD
- a CDS encoding MBL fold metallo-hydrolase codes for the protein MTTSSTSATTGEIPDEQVPVSVLGGPTALIEYGGLRLLTDPTFDAPGEYPVMGVAVLSKTAPPRATAAELGRIDAVLLSHDEHPDNLDRSGRELLTDVPLVLTTPGGGTRLGGNARGLAPWESVELPRPDGGAVTVTATPALHGPEGAEEIMGEVVGFVLTGQDLPTVYVSGDNASLDVVREVAERFGPLDTAVLFLGAARSVFWDGALITLDSAMAVEAARILGARRVVPAHMDSWSHFTEGPEEVAAAFRAAGLDQRLYMA
- a CDS encoding DUF4265 domain-containing protein; amino-acid sequence: MNSDPGSEIAGDRIKVWFRFVPREGWLPQDTEGLWATRLGADTARVDNVPFLQDGVAQGDVVRFRTDDEGLHWATGRVSASGNCTVRVLPVASGPLGRSPRAVHQRLAEFQLGGEVFSDEFPLVAFDVSAGTDFGALKLLLVRGQDEGWWHFEVGSGTEAFWNA
- a CDS encoding cell division protein PerM, with amino-acid sequence MTASVSDSAPLAAPAPETANPVTESPPAVYGGRPAAAAAVAFVRGVTAAGLGLGAFTVLVIAAWIGSPYPDSGPSGALHVAAGLWLLVHGVELVRPGTLGGGPPAPVGVVPLLLAALPVWLAYRAARDALEPGGTRPRPAPVGAVCAVSAGYLAVAGAAALYALGGPLEAHPPSVAGHVPPVVVLAAAAGAWSAYGRPLGPLPVWLPAWVRRAPARSRTLAAARAAGGALLVLFGGGALLVAGSLVWHWDAAYTSLTGLSVDWAGRVTVLALALALLPNAAVWGAAYGLGPGFALGVGAVVTPLGVVGVPAVPDFPLLAAVPEGVRGGWATWAVAVVPVAAGAVAGWRTAEDAAPPLARRDETWSAGRTAGAAALAAVVCGAVTAGLAAAASGPLGAGRLAVFGPVWWQAGAAALVWTAVVAVPVALTLRLWRTRERAGRAEAEEKVGTPETPSAPEVPKPARKARHRKPSKGARFAGRAGVGASGRGNPPPPDRRRPRSWNPGAWLGFSRSAPASPAPEAPDAPAPESPCPDAPDPEAPYDVEQDPVTAPDPAPAPGTPD